From Carassius auratus strain Wakin chromosome 22, ASM336829v1, whole genome shotgun sequence, a single genomic window includes:
- the LOC113039339 gene encoding transmembrane and coiled-coil domains protein 2-like isoform X1 produces the protein MLDKSEVSTLSLPPPVSHGGSDGNISVETGSDGAGGEVQRTRVALEHLQQKILKITEQIRVEQEARDDNVAEYLKLAHNADKQQASRIKQVFEKKNQKSAQTIAHLHKKLEHYHKKLKEIEQNGPARQPKDVLRDMQQGLKDVRANVRAGISGFGGGVVEGVKGGVSALTHTAVVSKPREFASLIRNKFGSADNIAHMKDSLEDGHTEETPRALSGSATLVSSPKYGSDDECSSATSGSPGGSNSGGAGATMGSPRLDGQHHHHHHQHQSSSSSWDALLEGLQEIKVGQVHMEDAIEDMKAQLQSDYSYMTQCLQEERYRYERLEEQLNDLTELHQNEMSNLKQELASMEEKVAYQSYERARDIQEAVESCLTRVTKLELQQQQQQVVQLEGVENANARALLGKLINVILALMAVLLVFVSTMANFITPLMKTRARVGATLALALFLVTLWKHWDWLELCLLPS, from the exons CCTCCAGCAGAAGATCCTGAAGATCACCGAACAGATCCGCGTGGAGCAGGAAGCCCGTGACGATAATGTGGCCGAGTACCTCAAACTGGCCCACAATGCAGACAAGCAGCAGGCGTCACGCATCAAACAGGTGTTTGAGAAGAAGAACCAGAAGTCTGCGCAGACTATTGCACACTTGCACAAGAAGCTCGAGCACTACCACAAGAAACTCAAAGAGATCGAGCAG AATGGTCCTGCGCGCCAGCCCAAAGACGTCTTGAGGGACATGCAGCAGGGGCTGAAGGACGTACGTGCCAATGTGCGAGCGGGAATCAGTGGTTTCGGAGGTGGAGTAGTGGAAGGAGTCAAGGGTGGAGTCTCAGCGCTCACGCACACCGCCGTCGTCTCGAAGCCTCGAGAGTTCGCCAGTCTCATCCGCAACAAGTTCGGCAGCGCCGACAACATCGCCCACATGAAGGACTCTCTGGAGGATGGGCACACGGAGGAGACGCCCAGAGCTCTGAGTGGCAGTGCCACGCTGGTCTCCAGCCCCAAATACGGCAGCGACGACGAGTGCTCCAGCGCTACTTCTGGGTCGCCGGGTGGAAGCAACTCCGGCGGGGCGGGAGCGACAATGGGCAGCCCTCGCCTGGACGGAcaacaccaccaccatcatcaccagCACCAGTCCTCGTCCTCCTCTTGGGATGCCCTGCTGGAAGGCCTCCAGGAGATCAAAGTCGGTCAGGTGCACATGGAGGACGCCATCGAGGACATGAAAGCGCAGCTGCAGAGCGACTACAGCTACATGACCCAGTGCTTGCAGGAGGAGCGATACAG ATACGAGCGTCTGGAAGAGCAACTCAATGACTTGACGGAGCTCCATCAGAACGAGATGAGCAATCTGAAGCAGGAGCTGGCCAGCATGGAGGAGAAGGTGGCGTACCAGTCGtacgagagagcgagagacatcCAG GAAGCAGTGGAGTCGTGCCTCACCCGCGTCACCAAACTGGagctgcagcagcaacagcagcaggtGGTGCAGCTGGAGGGAGTGGAGAACGCTAATGCCCGAGCCCTGCTGGGGAAACTCATCAACGTCATCCTGGCCCTGATGGCAGTGCTGCTGGTGTTCGTCTCCACCATGGCCAACTTCATCACGCCCCTCATGAAGACGCGCGCCCGGGTCGGTGCCACCCTGGCCCTCGCGCTCTTCCTGGTCACACTGTGGAAACACTGGGACTGGCTGGAGCTCTGCCTGCTGCCCAGCTGA
- the LOC113039332 gene encoding ubiquitin carboxyl-terminal hydrolase 49-like, with translation MDRCKHVVRFRLGQGHSILNPQMWRCVDCGTTESVWACLKCAHVACGRYMEEHSQSHYQMTQHPLAMDVRELDVFCFACGDYALNDNVEGDLKLLRGALSTVRSPGQRSLRSSTSDSAVRVREVARDGAMQTALWHRRKTVLQSALRCWRSRQQELHREREEKQEQEREEKRRQRREVKKRLMGELANVPPRKSARLLTQAPRTTLALIPRKFREPPERLPSAPKQSLLSRSNKPLSRKPLRNAGRLHRYHSSQTSRRRKPAPGVTGLRNLGNTCYMNSILQVLSHLQKFRECFLTLDLCETEELLAKTNHSQGALSALGRMGRASSGTFCKQSITPSLSSAELVQPKEPRSSARQQMSLCHELHTLFRVMWSGRWSLVSPFAMLHSVWNLIPAFRGYDQQDAQEFLCELLDKVQQELESDGPKKHILIPITQRKLSKQVLKVLNTIFHGQLLSQVTCLSCKRKSNTVEPFWDLSLEFPERYHRMEKPSAAACRQSCSLSEMLAKFTETEDLEGCIYACNFCNRKRRKSSHKPRSLSEACKQLLICRLPQVLRLHLKRFRWSGRNHREKIGVHVAFDQVLNIQPYCCSDAALTPQREAYTYDLSAVVMHHGKGFGSGHYTAYCYNTEGGFWVHCNDSEMNVCSVEEVCGTQAYILFYTQRSS, from the exons ATGGATCGCTGTAAGCATGTGGTGCGGTTCCGTCTGGGCCAGGGCCACTCCATCCTCAACCCGCAGATGTGGCGCTGCGTTGACTGCGGCACCACCGAGTCCGTATGGGCTTGTCTGAAGTGCGCTCACGTGGCGTGCGGCCGCTACATGGAGGAACACTCCCAGAGTCACTACCAGATGACGCAGCACCCGCTAGCCATGGACGTACGTGAACTGGACGTCTTCTGTTTTGCGTGTGGAGATTACGCGTTGAATGATAATGTGGAGGGCGACCTGAAGCTCCTTCGGGGGGCGCTATCTACCGTCCGCAGCCCTGGTCAGCGCTCCCTGCGTTCGTCTACGTCCGATAGCGCAGTAAGAGTGCGCGAGGTAGCGCGGGATGGTGCTATGCAGACGGCGTTGTGGCACAGACGGAAAACTGTCCTCCAAAGTGCCTTGCGCTGTTGGAGGAGCCGACAGCAGGAGCTACACCGGGAGCGCGAGGAGAAGCAGGAGCAAGAGCGAGAGGAGAAGCGCAGACAACGCAGGGAAGTCAAGAAGCGGCTCATGGGAGAACTAGCCAACGTGCCTCCGAGGAAAAGCGCGCGGCTGCTCACCCAGGCTCCTCGAACGACTCTCGCACTTATTCCTCGGAAGTTCCGTGAACCTCCGGAACGACTCCCTTCGGCTCCCAAACAGTCCCTGCTGTCGCGATCAAACAAGCCCCTGTCGCGCAAACCACTTCGTAACGCGGGCCGCCTGCACCGATATCACTCCTCGCAGACGTCACGTCGCAGGAAGCCTGCGCCCGGAGTCACTGGATTGCGCAACCTCGGGAACACGTGTTACATGAACTCCATTCTCCAGGTGCTGAGTCACTTGCAGAAGTTCAGGGAGTGTTTCCTCACACTGGACCTGTGTGAGACCGAGGAGCTGCTGGCTAAGACCAACCACTCGCAGGGAGCCCTCAGTGCGCTGGGACGCATGGGGAGGGCGAGCAGCGGCACCTTCTGCAAACAGAGCATCACGCCTAGCCTGAGCTCGGCAGAACTGGTGCAGCCCAAAGAGCCGCGGTCCTCGGCTCGGCAGCAGATGTCACTGTGTCACGAGCTGCACACGCTCTTCAGGGTCATGTGGTCGGGGCGCTGGTCACTGGTGTCTCCGTTTGCCATGCTGCACTCCGTGTGGAACCTGATCCCGGCGTTCCGCGGATACGACCAGCAGGACGCGCAAGAGTTCTTGTGTGAGCTTCTGGACAAAGTCCAGCAGGAACTGGAGTCCGACGGACCCAAGAAACACATCCTGATTCCGATCACACAGCGGAAACTGTCCAAACAAGTCCTTAAAGTGCTCAACACTATCTTCCACGGACAGCTGCTCAGCCAG GTAACGTGTCTGTCCTGCAAGCGCAAGTCGAACACGGTGGAGCCGTTCTGGGATTTGTCTCTGGAGTTCCCAGAAAGATACCACCGGATGGAGAAGCCCAGCGCCGCGGCGTGTCGACAGAGCTGCTCGCTCTCAGAGATGCTCGCCAAGTTCACCGAGACGGAGGATCTGGAGGGCTGCATCTACGCCTGCAACTTCTGCAACA GAAAGCGGCGTAAGTCGTCCCATAAGCCCCGGTCTCTTTCGGAGGCGTGTAAGCAGTTACTCATCTGCCGTTTACCTCAGGTGCTGCGGCTACACCTCAAACGCTTCCG GTGGTCCGGTCGCAATCACAGGGAGAAGATCGGCGTCCACGTGGCTTTTGATCAGGTCCTGAATATACAACCATACTGCTGCTCGGACGCCGCTCTGACGCCGCAGAGAGAAGCCTACACCTATGACCTATCTGCTGTAGTGATGCATCATGGGAAAGGCTTTGGCTCAGGGCACTACACGGCCTACTGTTATAACACTGAAGGAG GGTTCTGGGTTCACTGTAACGACTCGGAGATGAACGTGTGCAGTGTGGAGGAGGTGTGCGGCACTCAGGCCTACATCCTGTTCTACACGCAGCGCTCCTCCTAG
- the LOC113039356 gene encoding G1/S-specific cyclin-D2-like isoform X2 — protein sequence MELFCHEHVEPDSSSKPVRAFRDAVLIRDSRVCRNLLSSERPSFKPGTEPTDEQRYVRPILTGWMLQVCEDQKCEEEVFPLAVHYLDRYMSQNAVHRCRLQLLGCVCMFLASKLRESVPLSAAKLCVYTDHAVSVPEILWEVMLVSRLDWDLAVVLPSDFLESLLETLPLSAEDSASVRRHALSYIALSSTELKFSGQAPSAVACSCVTAAVVRLDVLKSQYSTDGLLQLLRDVLDTDLVSLRSCLSSLEDTIRHMLPSPPEQHLTL from the exons ATGGAGTTGTTCTGTCACGAGCATGTCGAACCGGACTCAAGCTCCAAACCGGTTCGCGCGTTCAGAGACGCGGTTCTGATCCGAGACTCGCGCGTCTGTCGGAACCTGCTGAGCTCGGAGAGACCGAGCTTCAAACCCGGTACCGAGCCGACCGACGAGCAGCGCTACGTTCGCCCAATCCTAACGGGATGGATGCTGCAG GTGTGTGAGGATCAGAAGTGTGAGGAGGAGGTGTTTCCTCTGGCCGTCCATTACCTGGACAGGTACATGTCCCAGAATGCCGTGCACAGGTGCCGTCTGCAGCTGCTGGGGTGCGTCTGCATGTTCCTGGCCTCCAAACTCAGGGAATCGGTTCCTCTGAGCGCCGCCAAGCTGTGCGTCTACACGGACCACGCCGTCTCCGTCCCAGAGATCCTG TGGGAGGTGATGCTGGTGTCTCGTCTGGACTGGGATCTGGCCGTGGTTCTGCCGTCTGACTTCCTGGAGTCGCTGCTGGAGACGCTGCCTCTGAGCGCCGAGGACTCGGCTTCGGTCCGGAGACACGCGCTCTCCTACATCGCTCTGAGCTCCACAG agctGAAGTTCTCGGGCCAGGCTCCGTCTGCGGTGGCCTGCTCGTGTGTGACGGCGGCGGTGGTCAGACTGGACGTCCTGAAGAGCCAGTACAGCACCGACGGCCTGCTGCAGCTGCTGAGGGACGTCCTGGACACAGACCTG gtgtctCTGCGCTCCTGTCTCTCGTCGCTGGAGGACACCATCCGTCACATGCTCCCGTCTCCACCCGAGCAGCACCTCACGCTCTGA
- the LOC113039356 gene encoding G1/S-specific cyclin-D2-like isoform X1, whose translation MELFCHEHVEPDSSSKPVRAFRDAVLIRDSRVCRNLLSSERPSFKPGTEPTDEQRYVRPILTGWMLQVCEDQKCEEEVFPLAVHYLDRYMSQNAVHRCRLQLLGCVCMFLASKLRESVPLSAAKLCVYTDHAVSVPEILQWEVMLVSRLDWDLAVVLPSDFLESLLETLPLSAEDSASVRRHALSYIALSSTELKFSGQAPSAVACSCVTAAVVRLDVLKSQYSTDGLLQLLRDVLDTDLVSLRSCLSSLEDTIRHMLPSPPEQHLTL comes from the exons ATGGAGTTGTTCTGTCACGAGCATGTCGAACCGGACTCAAGCTCCAAACCGGTTCGCGCGTTCAGAGACGCGGTTCTGATCCGAGACTCGCGCGTCTGTCGGAACCTGCTGAGCTCGGAGAGACCGAGCTTCAAACCCGGTACCGAGCCGACCGACGAGCAGCGCTACGTTCGCCCAATCCTAACGGGATGGATGCTGCAG GTGTGTGAGGATCAGAAGTGTGAGGAGGAGGTGTTTCCTCTGGCCGTCCATTACCTGGACAGGTACATGTCCCAGAATGCCGTGCACAGGTGCCGTCTGCAGCTGCTGGGGTGCGTCTGCATGTTCCTGGCCTCCAAACTCAGGGAATCGGTTCCTCTGAGCGCCGCCAAGCTGTGCGTCTACACGGACCACGCCGTCTCCGTCCCAGAGATCCTG CAGTGGGAGGTGATGCTGGTGTCTCGTCTGGACTGGGATCTGGCCGTGGTTCTGCCGTCTGACTTCCTGGAGTCGCTGCTGGAGACGCTGCCTCTGAGCGCCGAGGACTCGGCTTCGGTCCGGAGACACGCGCTCTCCTACATCGCTCTGAGCTCCACAG agctGAAGTTCTCGGGCCAGGCTCCGTCTGCGGTGGCCTGCTCGTGTGTGACGGCGGCGGTGGTCAGACTGGACGTCCTGAAGAGCCAGTACAGCACCGACGGCCTGCTGCAGCTGCTGAGGGACGTCCTGGACACAGACCTG gtgtctCTGCGCTCCTGTCTCTCGTCGCTGGAGGACACCATCCGTCACATGCTCCCGTCTCCACCCGAGCAGCACCTCACGCTCTGA
- the LOC113039336 gene encoding NUAK family SNF1-like kinase 2 — MECDGAAGVARVKRQAVKRHHHKHNLKHRYEFQQTLGTGTYGRVKKAVDRSGNTVAIKSIRKEKIRDEQDLIHIRREIEIMSSLSHPHIISIHEVFENKDKIVIVMEYASQGDLYDYICDKQHLSESQARLFFRQIVSAVHYCHRNGIVHRDLKLENILLDDKGNIKIADFGLSNLYQDDRFLQTYCGSPLYASPEIVNGRPYRGPEVDSWSLGVLLYTLIHGAMPFDGHDHKNLVQQISTGNYRKPTKPSDACGLIRWMLMVNPERRATLEEIAGHWWLNWGYQLPLLAQSESAAVHPEPGQASAACPTGGPTRIADWLRRTSRPLLESGSKMRCLLRTGGEPVQRQRSIRRSRKENNVSQTMQEAPRPSKGILKKRGSLKQRAPADPQATPLEEKSQNTLAPPVLPPPPKGILKKPSEGESGYYSSSPVCSGQTLGKPSPVPHRKGILKRHSKFSGGLEEFGSLDQLAPSLPTVVHRSRPSGAVSEDSILSSESFDRLDLPDREIPVAPVERPAGGRRMRGSVSADNLLDLREESQYQGHWDMACYRAGVSDSVFSISDCENVTQTYKQALGATAS, encoded by the exons ATGGAGTGTGACGGGGCTGCGGGCGTCGCGCGCGTCAAGCGTCAGGCCGTGAAGCGGCACCATCACAAACACAACCTGAAGCACCGCTACGAGTTCCAGCAGACGCTCGGGACGGGCACGTACGGGCGCGTGAAGAAAGCGGTGGACCGCTCCGGCAACACG gtggccATCAAGTCGATCCGTAAGGAGAAGATCCGGGACGAGCAGGACCTGATCCACATCCGGCGTGAGATCGAGATCATGTCGTCTCTGTCTCATCCTCACATCATCAGCATCCACGAAG TGTTCGAGAACAAGGACAAGATCGTGATCGTGATGGAGTACGCCAGTCAGGGAGATCTGTACGACTACATCTGTGACAAACAGCACCTCTCTGAGAGTCAGGCTCGGCTCTTCTTCAGACAGATCGTCTCTGCGGTTCACTACTGCCACCGG AACGGTATTGTTCACCGTGACCTGAAGCTGGAGAACATCTTGCTGGATGACAAGGGCAATATAAAG ATCGCTGACTTCGGCTTGTCGAACCTCTACCAGGACGACAGGTTCCTGCAGACGTACTGTGGGAGTCCTCTGTACGCGTCTCCGGAGATCGTGAACGGCCGGCCGTACAGAGGACCCGAGGTGGACAGCTGGTCTCTGGGGGTCCTGCTCTACACCCTCATCCATGGAGCCATGCCTTTCGACGGACACGACCACAAGAACCTGGTCCAGCAGATCAGCACCGGAAACTACCGCAAACCCACCAAACCTTCTG ATGCGTGTGGTTTGATCCGCTGGATGCTGATGGTAAACCCCGAGCGTAGAGCTACTTTGGAGGAGATCGCGGGTCACTGGTGGCTGAACTGGGGCTATCAGCTCCCTCTGCTGGCTCAGAGTGAATCTGCAGCTGTGCATCCGGAGCCAGGACAAGCGTCCGCTGCGTGTCCCACCGGTGGCCCGACTCGCATCGCAGACTGGCTCCGCCGCACGTCTCGCCCGCTTCTGGAGAGCGGCTCTAAGATGCGCTGCCTGCTGCGGACAGGTGGGGAACCGGTCCAGAGACAGCGCTCCATACGCCGCTCACGCAAGGAAAACAACGTCTCGCAGACCATGCAGGAAGCTCCTCGTCCGTCTAAAGGGATCCTGAAGAAGCGGGGAAGTCTTAAACAGAGAGCGCCCGCTGACCCCCAGGCTACACCGTTGGAGGAGAAGAGCCAGAACACTTTGGCTCCACCTGTCCTGCCTCCACCTCCCAAAGGGATCCTGAAGAAGCCTTCGGAAGGCGAGTCCGGCTATTATTCCTCTTCTCCGGTGTGCTCCGGACAGACTCTTGGGAAGCCGTCACCGGTGCCGCACCGCAAGGGCATCCTCAAACGCCACAGCAAGTTTTCCGGCGGCCTGGAGGAATTCGGATCACTGGATCAGCTCGCTCCTTCCTTACCAACAGTGGTCCACAGATCCCGACCGAGCGGCGCGGTCAGCGAGGATAGCATCCTCTCCTCGGAGTCCTTCGACAGACTTGACCTTCCTGACCGTGAGATTCCCGTCGCCCCGGTGGAGCGTCCAGCAGGTGGACGCAGGATGAGAGGAAGCGTGTCCGCTGACAATCTCCTCGACTTGAGAGAAGAGTCTCAGTATCAGGGACACTGGGACATGGCCTGCTACCGCGCAGGAGTGTCTGATAGCGTCTTCTCAATTTCTGACTGTGAAAACGTCACTCAGACATATAAACAAGCCTTGGGAGCGACCGCTAGCTGA
- the LOC113039330 gene encoding dual serine/threonine and tyrosine protein kinase-like encodes MENPQKHSPLLRDLTRAFSHYNKHNVLLKKNLHETLSFFREIRENHSNTPAALDTGQLSCISLPRHEEEYLQNVLGSAPYILILGQDCSARYQLLNCLLGERLLPLGPEVGGACGPEGGACRRRKLCFTHGRQTRLSLALPGQYELVHQLGAHCGRWDTVPLEDLEIQECEDPAQRLAELEVTLHHPLLQEVKVMVFPCRGVQSVEESLEDCRRGILPIILYSVSTDTLSSEQVRDLRKVRETLPSFPVCFIRVSSGSSDPGALHRQLLSLDLSEAPVVGDSLQRVLGPSTRQLLQNHQVEAASLLNTVHCRCLDLFINQAFDMQRDLQITPRRLEYTREKEGELYSSLMAIANRKQEEMKDMIVETLSCMKEQLLEDAANLQFTDIIMSSNGEPVSSKDIKMCISQIQDLIVVRLNQAVANKLTSSVDYLRESFVGTLERCLGSLEKSTPESCSNVTSNHLKQILNAAYNVEVTFHSGSSVTRLFWEQIKQIIHRITWVNPPSVTAEWKRKVAQDAIESLSAPKLAKSICSQFRTRLNSSHEAFAASLRQLEEGHTGRLERTEDLWLRVRKDHAPRLARLSLESRSLRDILLHGKPKMGRELGRGQYGVVYLCDNWGGRHPCALKSVVPPDDKHWNDLALEFHYTRSLPKHDRLVNLHGSVIDHSYSGGSSVAVLLIMERLHRDLYTGLKAGLSLKERLQIALDVVEGIRFLHGQGLLHRDIKLKNVLLDKQNRAKITDLGFCKPEAMMSGSIVGTPIHMAPELFTGKYDNSVDVYAFGILFWYLCSGSVKLPEAFEKCSSKDQLWTNVKKGSRPERLATFDEECWQLMEACWSADPSQRPLLGIVQPSLQSIMGRLCSNLEDSN; translated from the exons ATGGAGAACCCGCAGAAACACAGTCCTCTGCTCAGAGATCTGACCCGAGCCTTCAGCCACTACAACAAACACAACGTGCTCCTGAAGAAGAACCTGCACGAGACCCTCAGCTTCTTCAGAGAGATCCGAGAGAACCACAGCAACACACCTGCAGCGCTGGACACAG gTCAGCTCAGCTGCATCTCGCTCCCGCGTCACGAGGAGGAATATCTGCAGAATGTGCTCGGTAGCGCCCCCTACATCCTCATCCTGGGCCAGGACTGTTCGGCTCGCTACCAGCTGCTCAACTGCCTGCTGGGAGAGAGGCTCCTCCCCTTGGGCCCGGAGGTGGGCGGGGCCTGTGGGCCGGAGGGCGGGGCCTGCAGGAGGAGGAAGCTGTGTTTCACACACGGCCGTCAGACACGCTTGAGTCTGGCTCTGCCGGGACAGTACGAGCTGGTGCATCAGCTGGGGGCTCACTGCGGACGATGGGACACGGTTCCACTCGAGGACCTGGAGATCCAGGAGTGTGAGGATCCTGCGCAGCGATTGGCCGAGCTGGAGGTCACGCTCCATCACCCACTGCTGCAG gagGTGAAGGTGATGGTGTTCCCGTGTCGTGGTGTCCAGTCGGTGGAGGAGTCTCTGGAGGACTGCAGGCGCGGGATCCTTCCCATCATCCTCTACTCCGTCAGTACAGACACACTGAGCTCTGAGCAGGTGAGGGACCTGAGGAAGGTGCGAGAGACTCTCCCATCGTTCCCCGTCTGCTTCATCAGGGTCTCCAGCGGCTCCTCGGACCCCGGGGCCCTGCACAGACAGCTGCTGTCTCTGGATCTGAGCGAGGCTCCTGTGGTGGGAGACAGTTTGCAGCGTGTGCTCGGGCCCTCCACTCGACAGCTGCTGCAGAACCATCAGGTGGAGGCCGCCTCGCTGCTGAACACCGTCCACTGCCGCTGCCTCGACCTCTTCATCAACCAG GCGTTCGACATGCAGAGGGATCTTCAGATCACGCCGCGGAGGCTGGAGTACACGCGTGAGAAGGAGGGAGAACTCTACAGCTCTCTGATGGCCATCGCTAACCGCAAGCAGGAGGAGATGAAGGACATGATCGTGGAGACGCTGAGCTGCATGAAGGAGCAGCTGCTGGAGGACGCCGCTAACCTGCAGTTCACAG acatcATCATGTCGTCTAACGGCGAGCCGGTGAGCTCCAAGGACATCAAGATGTGCATCAGTCAGATCCAGGACCTGATCGTGGTGCGTCTCAATCAGGCCGTGGCTAATAAACTGACCAGCTCGGTGGACTACCTGAGAGAGAGCTTCGTGGGGACGCTGGAGAGATGCCTGGGCAGCCTGGAGAAGAGCACACCGGAGTCCTGCAGCAACGTCACCTCCAACCACCTCAAACAg ATCCTGAACGCGGCGTATAACGTGGAGGTGACCTTCCACTCGGGTTCCTCCGTCACCAGGCTCTTCTGGGAGCAGATCAAACAG ATCATCCACCGCATCACGTGGGTCAATCCTCCGTCCGTCACGGCCGAGTGGAAGCGCAAGGTCGCGCAGGACGCCATCGAGAGCCTGAGCGCCCCCAAACTGGCCAAGAGCATCTGCTCTCAGTTCAGGACCAGACTCAACAGCTCACACGAGGCCTTCGCCGCCTCGCTCCGACAG ctggagGAGGGTCACACGGGGCGTCTGGAGCGAACTGAAGACCTGTGGTTGCGGGTCAGGAAGGATCACGCCCCTCGACTCGCCCGTCTGTCACTGGAGAGCCGATCGCTGCGAGACATACTGCTGcacg ggAAGCCGAAGATGGGCCGTGAGCTGGGCCGGGGTCAGTACGGTGTGGTGTATCTGTGTGATAACTGGGGTGGACGTCACCCGTGTGCCCTGAAGTCAGTCGTTCCTCCGGACGACAAACACTGGAACGACCTCGCGCTCGAGTTCCACTACACACG GTCTCTGCCGAAACACGATCGTTTGGTGAATCTCCACGGCTCAGTTATCGATCACTCGTACAGCGGCGGCTCCAGTGTCGCGGTTCTGCTGATCATGGAGCGGTTACACAGAGACCTCTACACCGGACTGAAG GCCGGTCTGTCTCTGAAGGAGCGTCTTCAGATCGCTCTGGACGTGGTGGAGGGGATTCGGTTCCTGCACGGTCAGGGTCTCTTACACCGCGACATCAAGCTGAAGAACGTCCTG TTGGACAAGCAGAACCGGGCGAAGATCACTGACCTGGGCTTCTGTAAACCCGAGGCCATGATGTCGGGCAGTATTGTGGGGACGCCCATCCACATGGCCCCGGAGCTCTTCACAG GAAAGTACGATAACTCTGTCGACGTGTACGCGTTTGGGATCCTCTTCTGGTATCTCTGCTCCGGCTCCGTTAAACTCCCAGAAGCCTTTGAGAAATGCTCCAGTAAAGACCAGCTGTGGACCAACGTCAAGAAAG GCTCGCGTCCCGAGCGTCTGGCCACGTTTGACGAGGAGTGCTGGCAGCTGATGGAGGCCTGCTGGAGCGCAGACCCTTCCCAGAGACCCCTGCTAGGAATCGTCCAGCCCAGCCTGCAAAGCATCATGGGACGCCTGTGCAGCAACCTGGAGGACTCGAACTGA